The Bos taurus isolate L1 Dominette 01449 registration number 42190680 breed Hereford chromosome 18, ARS-UCD2.0, whole genome shotgun sequence genome has a window encoding:
- the RIPOR1 gene encoding rho family-interacting cell polarization regulator 1 isoform X6 — protein MMSLSVRPQRRLLSARVSRSQSFAGVLGSQERGPRSFPAFSPPGPPRKPPALSRVSKMFSVAHPAPKVPQPERLDLVYTALKRGLTAYLEVHQQEQEKLQGQIRESKRNSRLGFLYDLDKQVKSIERFLRRLEFHASKIDELYESYCVQRRLRDGAYNMVRAYSTGSPGSREARDSLAEATRGHREYTESMCLLESELEAQLGEFHLRMKGLAGFARLCVGDQYEIYMKYGRQRWKLRGRIESSGKQVWDSEETVFLPLLTEFLSIKVTELKGLANHVVVGSVSCETKDLFAALPQVVAVDINDLGTIKLSLEVTWSPFDKDDQPSAASTVNKASTVTKRFSTYSQSPPDTPSLREQAFYNMLRRQEELENGTAWSLSSESSDDSSSPQLSGTARHSSAPRPLVQQPEPLPIQVAFHRAETSTSGPMDEEGAVAPALANGHAPYSRTLSHISEASVDAALAEASVEAADLESLVRGPSPPACPDPTHGEHPARVPPVLDAGHSATNPTLSTTGPAPSAHLGSANKTINSSSPELPTQTTTGSTYCAMSPTHSAPSLIHCTTASTHKTVVSILTTTGPTPSTTGPVQTTSPTHKPVLSTLTPAAPTPNATDPVQTTASLSHTVTNLTHTVTSATNKPMASTLMTAGPTASATGPVQTTTSPTHTTTSPTHTVASPTHATASPTYTTTGPTHTTASPTYTTTGSTHTTASPTYTTTGPTHTTASPTHTTTGPTHTTATTTPKAKMSTNTTTPNAKDPVQTTSSPTHSVTSPTLITVSSSTFLDFAKLSSPSANTDPPHLGTDPLSGSYLASTPCTQADPISPSTSHPSPACSSWEPLTTPSPDPSEAIRQSPSLPPSPLAPVPQHPDPKVARATPAPVPGAAGGAGDRRLEEALGALMAALDDYRGQFPELQGLEQEVTRLESLLMQRQGLTRSRASSLSITVEHALESFSFLNEDEDEDNDSPGDRPPNSLAPGAEDSLDSPSARPLSTECPALDAALVQHLYHCSRLLLKLGTFGPLRCQEAWALERLLREARVLEAVCELSRRWEIPATSAQEVVQFSASRPGFLTFWDQCTEGFSPFICPVERVLLTFCNQYSARLSLRQPGLAEAVCVKFLEDALGQKLPRNQAGPGEQLTVFQFWSYVEALDCSSMEAYVTETAEEVLLVRNLNSDDQAIVLKALRLAPEGRLQRDGLRALSSLLVHGNNKVMAAVSTQLRSLSLGPAFRERALLCFLDQLEDEDVQTRVAGCLALGCIKAPEGIEPLVYLCQTDTEAVREAARQSLQQCGEEGQSAHRRLEESLDALPHIFGPGSMASTAF, from the exons ATGATGTCCCTGTCGGTGCGGCCGCAGCGCCGCCTGCTCAGCGCCCGGGTCAGTAGGAGCCAGTCCTTCGCAGGCGTCCTCGGAAGCCAGGAGCGGGGTCCCAG GAGCTTCCCGGCCTTCAGTCCTCCGGGGCCCCCTAGGAAGCCCCCGGCGCTCTCCCGAGTGTCCAAGATGTTTTCAGTGGCGCACCCGGCCCCCAAGGTCCCGCAGCCTGAGCGCCTAGACCTGGTGTACACTGCACTCAAGCGAGGCCTGAC GGCTTATTTGGAAGTGCACCAGCAGGAGCAGGAGAAACTCCAAGGACAGATAAGGGAGTCCAAGAGGAATTCCCGCCTG GGCTTCCTGTATGACCTGGACAAG CAAGTCAAGTCCATTGAACGCTTCCTGCGACGGCTGGAGTTCCATGCCAGTAAG ATTGATGAACTGTATGAGTCATACTGTGTGCAGCGGCGTCTCCGGGATGGCGCCTACAACATGGTCCGTGCCTACAGTACCGGCTCTCCGGGGAGCCGTGAGGCCCGGGACAGCCTGGCCGAGGCTACTCGAGGGCATCGCGAGTACACAGAG AGCATGTGTCTGCTGGAGAGCGAGCTGGAAGCACAGCTGGGCGAGTTCCACCTCCGGATGAAAG GGCTGGCCGGCTTCGCCAGGCTGTGTGTTGGTGACCAGTATGAG ATCTACATGAAATATGGGCGTCAGCGCTGGAAACTACGGGGCCGCATAGAGAGTAGTGGAAAGCAGGTGTGGGACAGCGAGGAAACCGTCTTTCTGCCTCTTCTCACGGAATTCCTGTCCATCAAG GTGACAGAACTGAAGGGCCTGGCCAACCATGTGGTTGTAGGTAGCGTCTCCTGTGAGACCAAGGACCTGTTCGCTGCCTTGCCCCAGGTTGTAGCAGTGGACATTAATGACCTCGGCACCATCAAACTCAGCTTGGAAGTGACATGGAG TCCCTTCGACAAGGATGACCAGCCCTCAGCTGCTTCTACTGTCAACAAGGCCTCTACAGTCACCAAGCGCTTCTCCACATATAGCCAGAGCCCACCAGACACACCCTCACTTCGGGAACAGGCCTTTTAT AATATGCTGAGGCGGCAGGAGGAGCTGGAGAATGGGACAGCATGGTCCCTGTCATCTGAATCTTCTGATGACTCATCCAGCCCACAGCTCTCAGGCACTGCCCGCCACTCCTCAGCCCCCAGACCCCTGGTGCAGCAGCCTGAGCCTCTGCCCATCCAAGTTGCCTTCCATAGGGCTGAGACCTCCACTTCTGGGCCCATGGATGAGGAGGGGGCTGTGGCCCCAGCCCTAGCCAATGGGCATGCCCCCTACAGCCGGACTCTGAGCCACATCAGTGAGGCCAGCGTGGATGCTGCCCTGGCTGAGGCTTCAGTGGAGGCTGCAGACCTAGAAAGTCTAGTCCGGGGACCTAGCCCACCTGCGTGCCCAGATCCCACCCATGGGGAGCACCCTGCTCGTGTCCCTCCTGTCCTGGATGCTGGCCATTCTGCCACAAACCCCACTCTCAGTACAACAGGCCCTGCCCCATCTGCTCACCTAGGCTCGGCGAACAAGACCATAAATTCTAGCTCTCCTGAACTGCCCACCCAGACCACTACAGGCTCCACCTATTGTGCCATGAGCCCTACCCATAGTGCTCCAAGCCTCATTCACTGTACCACAGCTTCTACCCACAAGACCGTGGTCTCTATCCTCACTACCACAGGTCCTACCCCCAGTACCACAGGGCCAGTCCAGACCACAAGTCCCACCCACAAACCAGTGCTTTCTACCCTCACTCCTGCAGCTCCTACCCCCAATGCTACAGACCCAGTCCAGACCACCGCAAGCCTCAGCCACACTGTCACAAACTTGACACACACTGTCACAAGCGCTACCAACAAGCCCATGGCCTCTACTCTCATGACCGCAGGCCCTACAGCCAGTGCCACAGGTCCAGTGCAGACTACCACTAGCCCCACCCACACCACCACAAGCCCCACCCACACTGTTGCAAGCCCCACCCATGCTACTGCAAGCCCCACCTATACCACCACAGGCCCCACCCATACTACTGCAAGCCCCACCTATACCACCACAGGCTCTACCCACACCACTGCAAGCCCCACCTATACCACCACAGGCCCCACCCACACTACTGCAAGCCCCACCCACACCACCACAGGCCCCACCCACACTACTGCAACCACTACTCCCAAAGCCAAGATGTCAACTAACACCACTACACCCAATGCTAAGGACCCAGTCCAGACCACCAGCAGTCCCACCCATTCTGTTACAAGCCCCACTCTTATAACTGTAAGCTCATCCACTTTTCTAGACTTTGCCAAGCTCTCCAGCCCCTCTGCAAATACAGACCCTCCCCACCTAGGCACTGACCCCCTATCTGGTAGTTACCTAGCCTCTACTCCTTGCACTCAGGCAGACCCCATATCCCCGAGCACCTCCCATCCAAGTCCTGCTTGTTCCAGTTGGGAGCCCCTCACAACCCCTTCCCCAGATCCCTCAGAAGCCATCCGTCAGAGCCCAagtctccctccctcacccctagCCCCTGTGCCCCAGCATCCAGACCCTAAAGTGGCCAGGGCTACTCCGGCCCCAGTTCCAGGGGCAGCTGGAGGGGCTGGGGACAGGAGGCTGGAAGAGGCTCTGGGGGCCCTGATGGCTGCCCTGGATGACTATCGTGGCCAGTTTCCCGAGCTGCAGGGCCTGGAGCAGGAGGTGACCCGGCTGGAGAGTCTGCTCATG CAGAGACAAGGCCTGACTCGGAGCCGGGCCTCCAGTCTAAGCATCACTGTGGAGCACGCCCTGGAGAGCTTCAGCTTTCTCAATGAGGATGAAGATGAAGACAATGACAGCCCTGGGGACAG GCCCCCAAACAGCCTAGCACCTGGGGCTGAGGACAGCCTCGACTCGCCCAGTGCCCGACCCCTCAGCACAGAGTGTCCAGCTCTGGATGCTGCCTTGGTTCAGCACCTGTATCACTGCAGCCGCCTCCTGCTG AAACTGGGCACATTTGGGCCCCTGCGCTGCCAGGAGGCATGGGCCCTGGAGCGGCTACTGCGGGAGGCCCGAGTGCTTGAAGCAGTATGTGAGCTCAGCAGGCGATGGGAAATACCTGCCACCTCTGCCCAGGAAG TGGTGCAGTTCTCAGCCTCTCGGCCTGGCTTCCTGACCTTCTGGGACCAATGCACAGAGGGATTCAGCCCTTTCATCTGCCCTGTGGAGCGGGTGCTCCTCACCTTCTGCAATCAGTACAGCGCCCGTCTCTCCCTGCGCCAGCCAGGCTTAGCCGAGGCCG TGTGCGTCAAGTTCCTGGAGGATGCCCTGGGCCAGAAGCTGCCCCGGAACCAGGCAGGCCCTGGAGAGCAGCTCACCGTCTTCCAGTTCTGGAGTTACGTCGAAGCCTTGGACTGCTCCTCCATGGAGGCCTATGTAACTGAGACAGCTGAGGAGG TGTTACTGGTGCGGAATCTGAACTCGGATGACCAGGCTATTGTGCTGAAGGCACTGAGGTTGGCACCTGAGGGGCGGCTCCAAAGGGACGGGCTCCGGGCCCTCAGCTCTTTGCTTGTCCATGGGAACAACAAGGTCATGGCTGCTGTCAGCACTCAGCTCCGGAGCCTGTCGCTGGGCCCCGCCTTCAGGGAGAGG GCCCTGCTGTGCTTCCTGGACCAGCTGGAGGATGAGGATGTGCAGACCAGAGTGGCCGGCTGCCTGGCTCTGGGCTGCATCAAG GCTCCAGAAGGCATTGAGCCCCTGGTGTACCTCTGCCAGACGGACACAGAAGCCGTGAGGGAAGCAGCTCGGCAGAGCCTGCAGCAGTGTG
- the RIPOR1 gene encoding rho family-interacting cell polarization regulator 1 isoform X4, with translation MMSLSVRPQRRLLSARVSRSQSFAGVLGSQERGPRSFPAFSPPGPPRKPPALSRVSKMFSVAHPAPKVPQPERLDLVYTALKRGLTAYLEVHQQEQEKLQGQIRESKRNSRLGFLYDLDKQVKSIERFLRRLEFHASKVLVRHTCVCLQLGVGGRVSQGEWVMVGPGEGPGGATPAVSLSPHLPPDSSAQIDELYESYCVQRRLRDGAYNMVRAYSTGSPGSREARDSLAEATRGHREYTESMCLLESELEAQLGEFHLRMKGLAGFARLCVGDQYEIYMKYGRQRWKLRGRIESSGKQVWDSEETVFLPLLTEFLSIKVTELKGLANHVVVGSVSCETKDLFAALPQVVAVDINDLGTIKLSLEVTWSPFDKDDQPSAASTVNKASTVTKRFSTYSQSPPDTPSLREQAFYNMLRRQEELENGTAWSLSSESSDDSSSPQLSGTARHSSAPRPLVQQPEPLPIQVAFHRAETSTSGPMDEEGAVAPALANGHAPYSRTLSHISEASVDAALAEASVEAADLESLVRGPSPPACPDPTHGEHPARVPPVLDAGHSATNPTLSTTGPAPSAHLGSANKTINSSSPELPTQTTTGSTYCAMSPTHSAPSLIHCTTASTHKTVVSILTTTGPTPSTTGPVQTTSPTHKPVLSTLTPAAPTPNATDPVQTTASLSHTVTNLTHTVTSATNKPMASTLMTAGPTASATGPVQTTTSPTHTTTSPTHTVASPTHATASPTYTTTGPTHTTASPTYTTTGSTHTTASPTYTTTGPTHTTASPTHTTTGPTHTTATTTPKAKMSTNTTTPNAKDPVQTTSSPTHSVTSPTLITVSSSTFLDFAKLSSPSANTDPPHLGTDPLSGSYLASTPCTQADPISPSTSHPSPACSSWEPLTTPSPDPSEAIRQSPSLPPSPLAPVPQHPDPKVARATPAPVPGAAGGAGDRRLEEALGALMAALDDYRGQFPELQGLEQEVTRLESLLMQRQGLTRSRASSLSITVEHALESFSFLNEDEDEDNDSPGDRPPNSLAPGAEDSLDSPSARPLSTECPALDAALVQHLYHCSRLLLKLGTFGPLRCQEAWALERLLREARVLEAVCELSRRWEIPATSAQEVVQFSASRPGFLTFWDQCTEGFSPFICPVERVLLTFCNQYSARLSLRQPGLAEAVCVKFLEDALGQKLPRNQAGPGEQLTVFQFWSYVEALDCSSMEAYVTETAEEVLLVRNLNSDDQAIVLKALRLAPEGRLQRDGLRALSSLLVHGNNKVMAAVSTQLRSLSLGPAFRERALLCFLDQLEDEDVQTRVAGCLALGCIKAPEGIEPLVYLCQTDTEAVREAARQSLQQCGEEGQSAHRRLEESLDALPHIFGPGSMASTAF, from the exons ATGATGTCCCTGTCGGTGCGGCCGCAGCGCCGCCTGCTCAGCGCCCGGGTCAGTAGGAGCCAGTCCTTCGCAGGCGTCCTCGGAAGCCAGGAGCGGGGTCCCAG GAGCTTCCCGGCCTTCAGTCCTCCGGGGCCCCCTAGGAAGCCCCCGGCGCTCTCCCGAGTGTCCAAGATGTTTTCAGTGGCGCACCCGGCCCCCAAGGTCCCGCAGCCTGAGCGCCTAGACCTGGTGTACACTGCACTCAAGCGAGGCCTGAC GGCTTATTTGGAAGTGCACCAGCAGGAGCAGGAGAAACTCCAAGGACAGATAAGGGAGTCCAAGAGGAATTCCCGCCTG GGCTTCCTGTATGACCTGGACAAG CAAGTCAAGTCCATTGAACGCTTCCTGCGACGGCTGGAGTTCCATGCCAGTAAGGTACTGGTGCGGCATACCTGTGTGTGCTTGCAGCTTGGGGTGGGAGGTCGGGTGTCACAGGGAGAGTGGGTGATGGTAGGCCCTGGGGAAGGCCCTGGGGGAGCAACCCCAGCAGTGAGTCTCAGTCCCCATCTGCCACCCGACTCCTCTGCCCAGATTGATGAACTGTATGAGTCATACTGTGTGCAGCGGCGTCTCCGGGATGGCGCCTACAACATGGTCCGTGCCTACAGTACCGGCTCTCCGGGGAGCCGTGAGGCCCGGGACAGCCTGGCCGAGGCTACTCGAGGGCATCGCGAGTACACAGAG AGCATGTGTCTGCTGGAGAGCGAGCTGGAAGCACAGCTGGGCGAGTTCCACCTCCGGATGAAAG GGCTGGCCGGCTTCGCCAGGCTGTGTGTTGGTGACCAGTATGAG ATCTACATGAAATATGGGCGTCAGCGCTGGAAACTACGGGGCCGCATAGAGAGTAGTGGAAAGCAGGTGTGGGACAGCGAGGAAACCGTCTTTCTGCCTCTTCTCACGGAATTCCTGTCCATCAAG GTGACAGAACTGAAGGGCCTGGCCAACCATGTGGTTGTAGGTAGCGTCTCCTGTGAGACCAAGGACCTGTTCGCTGCCTTGCCCCAGGTTGTAGCAGTGGACATTAATGACCTCGGCACCATCAAACTCAGCTTGGAAGTGACATGGAG TCCCTTCGACAAGGATGACCAGCCCTCAGCTGCTTCTACTGTCAACAAGGCCTCTACAGTCACCAAGCGCTTCTCCACATATAGCCAGAGCCCACCAGACACACCCTCACTTCGGGAACAGGCCTTTTAT AATATGCTGAGGCGGCAGGAGGAGCTGGAGAATGGGACAGCATGGTCCCTGTCATCTGAATCTTCTGATGACTCATCCAGCCCACAGCTCTCAGGCACTGCCCGCCACTCCTCAGCCCCCAGACCCCTGGTGCAGCAGCCTGAGCCTCTGCCCATCCAAGTTGCCTTCCATAGGGCTGAGACCTCCACTTCTGGGCCCATGGATGAGGAGGGGGCTGTGGCCCCAGCCCTAGCCAATGGGCATGCCCCCTACAGCCGGACTCTGAGCCACATCAGTGAGGCCAGCGTGGATGCTGCCCTGGCTGAGGCTTCAGTGGAGGCTGCAGACCTAGAAAGTCTAGTCCGGGGACCTAGCCCACCTGCGTGCCCAGATCCCACCCATGGGGAGCACCCTGCTCGTGTCCCTCCTGTCCTGGATGCTGGCCATTCTGCCACAAACCCCACTCTCAGTACAACAGGCCCTGCCCCATCTGCTCACCTAGGCTCGGCGAACAAGACCATAAATTCTAGCTCTCCTGAACTGCCCACCCAGACCACTACAGGCTCCACCTATTGTGCCATGAGCCCTACCCATAGTGCTCCAAGCCTCATTCACTGTACCACAGCTTCTACCCACAAGACCGTGGTCTCTATCCTCACTACCACAGGTCCTACCCCCAGTACCACAGGGCCAGTCCAGACCACAAGTCCCACCCACAAACCAGTGCTTTCTACCCTCACTCCTGCAGCTCCTACCCCCAATGCTACAGACCCAGTCCAGACCACCGCAAGCCTCAGCCACACTGTCACAAACTTGACACACACTGTCACAAGCGCTACCAACAAGCCCATGGCCTCTACTCTCATGACCGCAGGCCCTACAGCCAGTGCCACAGGTCCAGTGCAGACTACCACTAGCCCCACCCACACCACCACAAGCCCCACCCACACTGTTGCAAGCCCCACCCATGCTACTGCAAGCCCCACCTATACCACCACAGGCCCCACCCATACTACTGCAAGCCCCACCTATACCACCACAGGCTCTACCCACACCACTGCAAGCCCCACCTATACCACCACAGGCCCCACCCACACTACTGCAAGCCCCACCCACACCACCACAGGCCCCACCCACACTACTGCAACCACTACTCCCAAAGCCAAGATGTCAACTAACACCACTACACCCAATGCTAAGGACCCAGTCCAGACCACCAGCAGTCCCACCCATTCTGTTACAAGCCCCACTCTTATAACTGTAAGCTCATCCACTTTTCTAGACTTTGCCAAGCTCTCCAGCCCCTCTGCAAATACAGACCCTCCCCACCTAGGCACTGACCCCCTATCTGGTAGTTACCTAGCCTCTACTCCTTGCACTCAGGCAGACCCCATATCCCCGAGCACCTCCCATCCAAGTCCTGCTTGTTCCAGTTGGGAGCCCCTCACAACCCCTTCCCCAGATCCCTCAGAAGCCATCCGTCAGAGCCCAagtctccctccctcacccctagCCCCTGTGCCCCAGCATCCAGACCCTAAAGTGGCCAGGGCTACTCCGGCCCCAGTTCCAGGGGCAGCTGGAGGGGCTGGGGACAGGAGGCTGGAAGAGGCTCTGGGGGCCCTGATGGCTGCCCTGGATGACTATCGTGGCCAGTTTCCCGAGCTGCAGGGCCTGGAGCAGGAGGTGACCCGGCTGGAGAGTCTGCTCATG CAGAGACAAGGCCTGACTCGGAGCCGGGCCTCCAGTCTAAGCATCACTGTGGAGCACGCCCTGGAGAGCTTCAGCTTTCTCAATGAGGATGAAGATGAAGACAATGACAGCCCTGGGGACAG GCCCCCAAACAGCCTAGCACCTGGGGCTGAGGACAGCCTCGACTCGCCCAGTGCCCGACCCCTCAGCACAGAGTGTCCAGCTCTGGATGCTGCCTTGGTTCAGCACCTGTATCACTGCAGCCGCCTCCTGCTG AAACTGGGCACATTTGGGCCCCTGCGCTGCCAGGAGGCATGGGCCCTGGAGCGGCTACTGCGGGAGGCCCGAGTGCTTGAAGCAGTATGTGAGCTCAGCAGGCGATGGGAAATACCTGCCACCTCTGCCCAGGAAG TGGTGCAGTTCTCAGCCTCTCGGCCTGGCTTCCTGACCTTCTGGGACCAATGCACAGAGGGATTCAGCCCTTTCATCTGCCCTGTGGAGCGGGTGCTCCTCACCTTCTGCAATCAGTACAGCGCCCGTCTCTCCCTGCGCCAGCCAGGCTTAGCCGAGGCCG TGTGCGTCAAGTTCCTGGAGGATGCCCTGGGCCAGAAGCTGCCCCGGAACCAGGCAGGCCCTGGAGAGCAGCTCACCGTCTTCCAGTTCTGGAGTTACGTCGAAGCCTTGGACTGCTCCTCCATGGAGGCCTATGTAACTGAGACAGCTGAGGAGG TGTTACTGGTGCGGAATCTGAACTCGGATGACCAGGCTATTGTGCTGAAGGCACTGAGGTTGGCACCTGAGGGGCGGCTCCAAAGGGACGGGCTCCGGGCCCTCAGCTCTTTGCTTGTCCATGGGAACAACAAGGTCATGGCTGCTGTCAGCACTCAGCTCCGGAGCCTGTCGCTGGGCCCCGCCTTCAGGGAGAGG GCCCTGCTGTGCTTCCTGGACCAGCTGGAGGATGAGGATGTGCAGACCAGAGTGGCCGGCTGCCTGGCTCTGGGCTGCATCAAG GCTCCAGAAGGCATTGAGCCCCTGGTGTACCTCTGCCAGACGGACACAGAAGCCGTGAGGGAAGCAGCTCGGCAGAGCCTGCAGCAGTGTG